One stretch of Natronobacterium gregoryi SP2 DNA includes these proteins:
- a CDS encoding MFS transporter, protein MMRWRYSETVLALCTLAFFATMVGRLAISPVVPLVIEDFEVSNSLVGIALTGMWMAYFLSQFPSGLLADRHGERPIILVAVGGTAVASLFLAVAPLFTVFLIGTILLGAVAGLHYSVATTLLTRTYDEIGTAIGIHNSGGPLAGLIAPPIAAWIGVQYGWRPAVAVGTAIAVPVFVLFAWRVRETEPRRPDERVRERLELEPVVELLSRPKIAFPIVLAILAAFVWQATSSFLPTFLVEHREQSPELAGLVFAGYFVVQAVTQVGVGAISDRYGRDLATAGCMVLASAGFAMLVLVPGTLALAVAVVLVGTGLGWGAALLPRFMDVLGDEERGAGFGLVRTVYGFVGALGSVCTGLLADLFGWGVSFAVLSALLAIVLLALLLNWALSLGY, encoded by the coding sequence ATGATGCGCTGGCGATACAGCGAGACCGTACTCGCACTGTGTACGCTCGCGTTCTTCGCGACGATGGTCGGCAGGCTGGCGATCAGCCCGGTCGTCCCTCTCGTCATCGAAGACTTCGAGGTCTCGAACTCACTGGTCGGGATCGCCCTGACGGGGATGTGGATGGCCTACTTCCTCTCGCAGTTTCCCAGCGGCCTGCTTGCCGACCGTCACGGCGAGCGGCCGATCATCCTCGTGGCCGTCGGCGGAACCGCCGTTGCAAGTCTCTTCCTTGCAGTCGCACCGCTTTTCACGGTCTTTCTGATCGGTACCATCCTCCTCGGTGCCGTTGCTGGCCTCCACTACAGCGTCGCGACCACTCTGCTCACCCGGACCTACGACGAGATCGGCACGGCGATCGGCATTCACAACAGCGGCGGCCCGCTCGCAGGACTGATCGCGCCCCCAATCGCCGCCTGGATCGGCGTTCAGTACGGCTGGCGGCCTGCGGTCGCCGTCGGGACGGCTATCGCCGTTCCCGTCTTCGTCCTGTTTGCCTGGCGCGTGCGTGAAACCGAACCGCGCCGACCCGACGAACGCGTACGCGAACGACTCGAACTCGAGCCGGTCGTCGAGTTGCTTTCGCGGCCGAAGATCGCGTTTCCGATCGTGCTGGCGATCCTCGCCGCGTTCGTCTGGCAGGCAACGTCTTCGTTCCTGCCGACGTTTCTCGTCGAGCACCGCGAGCAGTCGCCCGAACTCGCCGGTCTCGTCTTCGCCGGCTACTTCGTCGTCCAGGCGGTCACGCAAGTCGGCGTCGGTGCGATCTCGGATCGGTACGGCCGGGATCTGGCGACGGCGGGCTGTATGGTCCTGGCATCGGCTGGGTTCGCCATGCTGGTCCTCGTCCCGGGGACGCTCGCACTCGCCGTCGCTGTCGTACTCGTCGGCACCGGACTCGGCTGGGGGGCCGCGCTCTTGCCACGCTTTATGGACGTACTGGGAGACGAGGAACGCGGTGCCGGGTTCGGGCTCGTCCGAACTGTCTACGGGTTCGTCGGAGCCCTGGGATCGGTCTGTACGGGACTGTTGGCCGATCTCTTCGGCTGGGGCGTCTCCTTTGCCGTCCTGAGCGCGTTGCTCGCGATCGTCTTGCTCGCGTTGCTCCTCAACTGGGCGCTATCGCTGGGCTACTGA
- a CDS encoding 4Fe-4S dicluster domain-containing protein has product MAIDPQFHENRENVDEHEGHTVWGPVDEPEQLGIHGTHVAVDFDLCIADGACLEDCPVDVFEWVETPGHPESEEKADPVNEAQCIDCMLCVDVCPVDAIDVDAGRTA; this is encoded by the coding sequence ATGGCCATAGATCCGCAGTTTCACGAAAACCGCGAGAACGTCGACGAACACGAGGGACACACCGTTTGGGGCCCAGTCGACGAGCCCGAGCAGCTGGGTATCCACGGGACCCACGTCGCGGTGGACTTCGACCTTTGTATCGCGGACGGTGCCTGTCTCGAAGACTGTCCGGTAGACGTCTTCGAGTGGGTCGAGACGCCAGGCCACCCCGAAAGCGAGGAGAAGGCCGATCCGGTCAACGAAGCCCAATGTATCGACTGCATGCTCTGTGTCGACGTCTGCCCAGTCGACGCAATCGACGTCGACGCGGGTCGAACAGCCTGA
- a CDS encoding DUF6757 family protein — translation MNCHYCDREAAFAAESGGLKVGLCEEHFRERLQELAEADGLETLKEEVDVDRAE, via the coding sequence ATGAACTGCCACTACTGCGACCGCGAAGCCGCCTTCGCAGCGGAGTCCGGCGGTCTGAAGGTCGGACTCTGCGAAGAGCACTTCCGGGAGCGGTTGCAGGAACTCGCCGAGGCAGACGGTCTCGAAACGCTCAAAGAAGAAGTCGATGTCGATCGAGCCGAGTAA
- a CDS encoding PHP domain-containing protein: protein MPYADLHVHTTRSDGSLERSEVPAAARRAGVDVVALTDHDRLQPVAEPIVEDDDVTIVNGIELRVEIDANDEPAPPGERPEPGPRVDLLGYGVEPTVDLEALVDRIQQDRIERGHAIVDRVENRLAVDLGVTVTDGFGRPHVARAIDDHPDVEYDYEDAFDDLIGSDGPCFVPRNVPSFERGREILADASQLVALAHPLRYPDPEFALERAGELDAVELQYPYGREVDLEPIERTIDRYDLLATGGSDAHGGEVGVSGLSREAYQCLELHPS from the coding sequence ATGCCATACGCCGATCTCCACGTTCACACGACGCGCTCCGACGGCAGCCTCGAGCGGTCTGAGGTGCCGGCCGCGGCGCGTCGTGCTGGCGTGGACGTCGTTGCACTCACCGACCACGATCGACTACAACCGGTCGCGGAGCCGATCGTCGAGGACGACGACGTGACGATCGTCAACGGGATCGAACTCCGCGTCGAGATCGACGCCAACGACGAGCCCGCACCGCCGGGAGAACGACCGGAACCGGGACCGCGCGTCGATCTGCTCGGCTACGGTGTCGAGCCGACGGTCGACCTCGAGGCACTCGTCGACCGAATCCAGCAGGATCGCATCGAACGCGGGCACGCTATCGTCGACCGCGTCGAGAATCGGCTGGCTGTCGACCTTGGCGTCACTGTCACCGACGGGTTCGGCCGCCCACACGTCGCTCGAGCGATCGACGACCACCCGGACGTCGAGTACGACTACGAGGACGCGTTCGACGACCTCATCGGGAGTGACGGCCCGTGCTTTGTCCCCCGGAACGTCCCCTCCTTCGAACGCGGCCGGGAGATACTCGCGGACGCCTCACAGCTTGTCGCGCTCGCACATCCACTTCGATACCCCGATCCCGAGTTCGCACTCGAGCGAGCAGGCGAACTCGACGCCGTCGAACTCCAGTATCCATATGGTCGCGAAGTCGATCTCGAGCCGATCGAACGGACGATCGACCGCTACGATCTCCTCGCCACCGGTGGTAGCGACGCTCACGGAGGCGAAGTTGGTGTTTCTGGTCTCTCGCGTGAAGCGTATCAGTGCCTCGAACTTCACCCGTCATAA
- a CDS encoding DUF5789 family protein yields MLLNGTGEVIDDYEYPATTDELIAEHGDRVLELPNGSEAVGDVLARLESETFETPEDARFAIYAAVSDKAVGRVGYSDRDPTPVGSPYRPDALSF; encoded by the coding sequence ATGCTGCTCAACGGCACTGGCGAAGTCATCGACGACTACGAGTATCCCGCAACCACCGACGAACTGATCGCGGAACACGGTGACCGCGTCCTCGAGCTCCCAAACGGCTCCGAAGCGGTGGGTGACGTACTCGCCCGTCTCGAGTCCGAGACGTTTGAAACTCCCGAGGACGCCCGATTCGCGATCTACGCTGCCGTAAGCGACAAGGCGGTCGGCCGGGTTGGGTACAGCGACCGCGATCCGACGCCGGTCGGGAGCCCCTACAGACCCGACGCACTGTCGTTTTGA
- a CDS encoding chemotaxis protein CheD, with protein sequence MLPESRQTGNRDHDAKFADTGIEEMIAAFEAHGGRLTRAWAKLAGGASMFDFDGFDVPIGEQNVEAARDILAAQDVPLRATDVGGNEGRQVTFEPSSGDLLVKTADGGVRRL encoded by the coding sequence ATGTTGCCAGAGTCCCGCCAGACTGGCAACAGAGACCACGACGCGAAGTTTGCGGATACGGGAATCGAGGAGATGATCGCTGCCTTCGAAGCTCACGGCGGTCGGCTGACTCGAGCCTGGGCCAAACTCGCCGGCGGAGCCAGCATGTTCGATTTCGACGGCTTCGACGTCCCAATCGGCGAGCAAAACGTCGAGGCAGCCCGCGACATCCTCGCGGCGCAGGACGTTCCGCTCCGGGCTACTGACGTCGGCGGCAACGAGGGACGACAGGTGACGTTCGAACCGTCCTCCGGTGACCTGCTCGTCAAGACTGCCGATGGCGGCGTCCGTCGGCTGTAG
- a CDS encoding chemotaxis protein CheC codes for MEIDIHSLKTYNELAKEGAESAADALSELAGIETRVEVTDVSLLSAADLQYEFAGREFAGVEVASGEPLSGETVLVFDDEGREMITSNLVPSADEQLTESAILEVGNIMVNGFIGGWADHLDTSVDVSPPEYVEGTGTGVLPELAAGSNEYAFVFRNCVEAVDDSVDFHMLLFPDIDSLERILENRGDGGISREKLEVFTEMTERGATKAADNITTMTGLTTGVEVNRLSFVPIADIPAHVSDERRVGTAVEYSGTPSGYLAILFDPAAARTAVDALLSIESEGEWTDQERSALEELCNVIASGFIDGWANVLETSIRHSPPEFVADMSSSIVSPIIADIARSEEYAFMLDSTICTGDSKTLQCRLFALPQSGELETALDELLVKRAGETDVDPDAVF; via the coding sequence ATGGAAATCGATATCCACTCGCTGAAGACTTACAACGAACTCGCGAAAGAAGGTGCCGAGTCAGCCGCGGATGCACTCTCGGAACTGGCGGGCATCGAAACCCGCGTCGAAGTGACTGACGTGTCGTTGCTGTCGGCGGCGGACCTCCAGTATGAGTTCGCTGGTCGGGAGTTCGCTGGCGTCGAGGTCGCTTCTGGCGAACCACTCTCCGGTGAGACAGTACTCGTCTTCGACGACGAGGGTCGGGAGATGATCACGAGCAACCTCGTCCCCAGTGCGGACGAGCAACTCACCGAAAGTGCGATCCTCGAGGTCGGGAACATCATGGTCAACGGCTTCATCGGCGGCTGGGCAGACCACCTCGATACGAGCGTCGACGTCTCGCCGCCGGAGTACGTCGAAGGGACCGGGACCGGCGTCCTTCCGGAACTCGCCGCTGGCTCGAACGAATATGCCTTCGTCTTTCGAAATTGCGTCGAAGCTGTCGACGACAGTGTCGACTTTCACATGCTCTTATTCCCGGATATCGACTCGCTCGAGCGAATCCTCGAGAACCGGGGGGACGGCGGCATTTCTCGGGAGAAACTCGAGGTCTTCACCGAGATGACTGAGCGAGGCGCGACGAAGGCTGCCGACAACATTACGACGATGACGGGTCTCACGACGGGCGTCGAGGTCAACCGGCTGAGTTTCGTCCCGATCGCGGACATCCCTGCTCACGTGAGCGACGAGCGGCGGGTGGGGACCGCTGTCGAGTACAGCGGAACGCCGAGTGGCTATCTCGCGATCTTGTTCGATCCGGCTGCTGCCCGCACCGCCGTCGACGCATTGCTGTCGATCGAGAGCGAGGGCGAGTGGACCGATCAGGAACGGAGTGCGCTCGAGGAACTCTGTAACGTGATCGCCAGTGGCTTCATCGACGGCTGGGCGAACGTCCTCGAGACGTCGATCAGACACTCGCCGCCCGAGTTCGTCGCGGACATGAGTTCGTCGATCGTGAGCCCGATCATCGCGGATATCGCACGGTCCGAGGAGTACGCGTTCATGCTCGACTCGACGATCTGTACTGGCGATAGCAAAACGTTGCAGTGCCGACTGTTTGCGTTGCCCCAGAGTGGCGAACTCGAGACGGCACTCGACGAACTACTCGTCAAACGCGCTGGAGAAACCGACGTAGACCCCGACGCTGTCTTTTGA
- a CDS encoding DUF5784 family protein, whose protein sequence is MAQPLRFRYSPEHWSEQRVRREILQPLRSNIGARAVTPEHEIGADWMTHRFEMKNGDVALFAHSGDAAYWMGNTETPSSLWRTDKFGWQEVPYHVSRWAQRELLETLHEADQWLADYPYISWFFLPVFMSKDGRESTRAFFREHAAGFPDAGRRETTRFFETFLETGVLDEYRHVMAGKLGTSDHVDRVRMSAAMGEFIAAKILTDAGYDVVPEIEVTTGHSLDFRAKNGETNRLVEVTRPQPPTNRSAPGPVAAVRDTAETKTNGQLAKHGGGATLFVDCSSFREDNWAAVRGEQPDVRHRPAVVYRARPNGYVEGYRKGSVPLELEGAIDCCD, encoded by the coding sequence GTGGCTCAGCCGCTGCGCTTTCGCTACTCGCCCGAACACTGGAGCGAGCAGCGAGTCCGACGAGAGATTCTCCAGCCGCTTCGGTCGAACATCGGTGCCCGTGCGGTCACGCCGGAGCACGAAATCGGTGCCGACTGGATGACTCACCGCTTCGAAATGAAAAACGGTGACGTCGCCCTGTTTGCCCACAGCGGCGATGCTGCCTACTGGATGGGCAACACCGAAACGCCCTCTTCGCTGTGGCGAACCGACAAGTTCGGCTGGCAAGAGGTTCCGTATCACGTCTCGCGGTGGGCCCAGCGGGAACTGCTCGAGACGCTTCACGAAGCGGATCAGTGGCTCGCTGACTACCCGTACATCTCGTGGTTTTTCCTGCCTGTCTTCATGTCCAAGGACGGTCGCGAGTCGACTCGAGCGTTCTTCCGGGAACACGCGGCTGGCTTCCCCGATGCTGGTCGGCGCGAGACGACACGATTTTTCGAGACCTTTCTCGAGACGGGTGTTTTAGACGAGTATAGACACGTCATGGCCGGCAAGCTCGGGACCAGCGATCACGTCGATCGGGTGCGGATGAGCGCCGCGATGGGCGAGTTTATCGCGGCAAAGATCTTGACCGACGCCGGCTACGACGTCGTCCCGGAAATCGAGGTGACGACCGGCCACTCGCTCGACTTCCGGGCGAAAAACGGGGAGACGAACAGGTTGGTCGAAGTCACTCGGCCACAGCCGCCGACGAACCGCAGTGCTCCAGGCCCGGTCGCTGCCGTCCGGGACACCGCCGAAACGAAGACCAACGGCCAACTCGCCAAACACGGCGGCGGCGCGACTCTGTTCGTCGACTGCTCGAGTTTCCGTGAGGATAACTGGGCGGCGGTTCGAGGTGAACAGCCTGACGTCCGCCACCGGCCGGCCGTCGTCTATCGCGCGCGGCCGAACGGGTACGTCGAGGGGTACAGGAAGGGATCGGTGCCACTCGAACTCGAGGGTGCGATCGACTGCTGTGACTGA
- a CDS encoding DUF5786 family protein — translation MSMGAYDEDEHERREQQSSRVDADFDDERTLYHGDVEYDSGDSTEALLDQFEQIKSN, via the coding sequence ATGTCAATGGGTGCCTATGATGAAGACGAACACGAGCGGCGTGAACAACAGTCTTCGCGCGTCGACGCGGATTTCGACGACGAGCGGACGCTCTATCACGGCGACGTAGAGTACGATTCCGGCGACTCTACCGAAGCACTCCTCGACCAGTTCGAGCAGATCAAATCGAACTAA
- a CDS encoding DNA polymerase sliding clamp has protein sequence MFKAIVSAETLTSALDSVSVLVDECKIHLEEDGLEIRAVDPANVGMVDLSLDAAAFESYEADGGLIGVDLSRLEDIAGMADSGQLIHLELDEKTRKLQIQIDGLEYTLALIDPDSIRQEPDIPDLDLPAEVILEGKDVDRSVTAADMVSDHIALGVEEGEEFFYVDAEGDTDDVHLELTEDDLIDLQVGPAHSLFSLDYLKDMNKAIPSDTEVTLHLGEEFPVKIYFGFAEGQGQVTYMLAPRIQSE, from the coding sequence ATGTTCAAGGCCATCGTGAGCGCGGAAACGCTCACCAGCGCGCTCGACTCGGTGAGCGTGCTGGTCGACGAGTGCAAAATCCACCTCGAGGAAGACGGACTCGAAATCCGGGCCGTCGACCCCGCGAACGTCGGGATGGTCGACCTCTCGCTCGACGCGGCCGCGTTCGAATCCTACGAGGCCGACGGCGGGCTGATCGGCGTCGATCTCTCCCGGCTTGAGGACATCGCAGGCATGGCGGACTCGGGCCAGCTCATCCACCTCGAACTCGACGAAAAAACTCGCAAGCTCCAGATCCAGATCGACGGGCTCGAGTACACGCTGGCACTGATCGATCCCGACTCGATCCGCCAGGAACCAGACATTCCCGACCTCGACCTCCCAGCCGAGGTAATTCTCGAAGGGAAAGACGTCGATCGCTCGGTGACCGCCGCCGACATGGTCTCCGATCACATCGCGCTGGGCGTCGAGGAAGGCGAAGAGTTCTTCTACGTCGACGCAGAGGGCGACACCGACGACGTCCACCTCGAACTCACCGAAGACGATCTAATCGATCTGCAGGTTGGTCCGGCCCACTCGCTGTTCTCGCTGGACTATCTTAAGGACATGAACAAGGCGATTCCATCCGACACCGAGGTCACGCTACACCTCGGCGAGGAGTTCCCCGTCAAGATCTACTTCGGCTTCGCAGAAGGACAGGGACAGGTCACCTACATGCTTGCGCCGCGGATCCAAAGCGAGTAA
- a CDS encoding HalOD1 output domain-containing protein produces the protein MPSDHDARRAADSDPKYVAAFDPVDGDKPSEAIVDAVASVTGKDPLEMTPLYEAIDPDALDALFDQRQAGDETHELWFTYDGFDVGVHSDGEIRLRTATDTTSST, from the coding sequence ATGCCTTCGGACCACGATGCCAGACGAGCGGCGGACTCCGACCCCAAGTACGTGGCGGCGTTCGACCCCGTCGACGGCGACAAGCCGAGCGAGGCAATCGTCGACGCCGTCGCTTCCGTCACCGGCAAAGACCCGCTCGAGATGACGCCGCTGTACGAGGCCATCGATCCCGACGCACTCGACGCGCTGTTCGACCAGCGCCAGGCGGGAGACGAGACCCACGAACTGTGGTTCACCTACGACGGGTTCGACGTCGGCGTCCACAGCGACGGCGAGATCCGACTTCGGACGGCGACCGACACGACTTCGAGCACCTGA
- a CDS encoding alpha/beta fold hydrolase, whose translation MPRAMREGVSIYYERDGNDDGDPVVFLQDVGAGRWTWRWQREAVADEYEAVAPDSRGTGRSDADLPPLVSRLPGPLRTPLVLKAAGYSVEELAADLEAVLEDASVSGAHLVGAGLGGAVAQQYAVDYSRAATLTLCGTTHGGGDAVPIPDEARDHLVASAGTDRKRIRKRMRPVFTERFTNRNPHLLDRIVEWRREQDASDPAREAQATALLEFDAGDRLDEIRVPTLVVHGTDDRVIPVENGRLLAETLTDSRLELVDGGSHFTFVENATRVNEVLLSFLEERG comes from the coding sequence ATGCCACGGGCGATGCGAGAGGGCGTGTCGATCTACTACGAACGCGACGGAAACGACGACGGCGATCCGGTGGTTTTCCTCCAGGACGTCGGTGCCGGCCGCTGGACGTGGCGCTGGCAACGCGAGGCCGTTGCCGACGAGTACGAGGCAGTCGCTCCCGACAGCCGTGGCACCGGCCGGTCAGACGCCGATCTGCCGCCGCTCGTCTCTCGGCTTCCGGGACCACTGCGCACGCCGCTCGTCTTGAAAGCCGCCGGCTACTCGGTCGAGGAACTGGCTGCCGACCTCGAGGCCGTCCTCGAGGACGCCAGCGTTTCCGGGGCGCATCTGGTTGGTGCAGGACTCGGCGGCGCGGTCGCCCAGCAGTACGCGGTCGACTACTCGCGGGCGGCGACGCTGACGCTGTGTGGGACGACCCACGGTGGTGGTGATGCGGTCCCGATCCCCGACGAGGCCAGGGATCACCTCGTCGCCAGCGCCGGGACCGACCGCAAACGGATTCGCAAGCGCATGCGACCCGTCTTCACCGAGCGGTTCACGAATCGCAACCCACACCTGTTAGACCGAATCGTCGAGTGGCGACGCGAACAGGACGCGAGCGATCCAGCCCGCGAGGCACAGGCCACAGCCCTCCTCGAGTTCGATGCGGGCGATCGACTGGACGAGATTCGCGTGCCGACGCTGGTCGTTCACGGGACCGACGATCGAGTGATTCCAGTCGAGAACGGGCGGCTGCTGGCCGAGACGCTCACCGATAGTCGACTCGAACTCGTCGACGGCGGCTCACACTTCACGTTCGTCGAGAACGCGACTCGAGTAAACGAGGTGTTGCTGTCCTTTCTCGAGGAACGAGGATGA
- the priL gene encoding DNA primase regulatory subunit PriL — translation MQTLHARYPFLEAARETVATEAVDLATVVQNDRAVVERATQRVITALEEGEVGDSHRDTRTELLSYPVARVLVSMVEERVLVRKYARAEAATAYERFTDDIADTTELKSVESTGLDLGQLLAEFDLDDAVRETPEGYRMGVGRYLPLAEDLWTDEWRLVNQPLSDGDVPLSDGELLTLVREAIRTRIDEGLPFDVPDTIGDELEAEAAEIRDVLADLDLTREIDTVVPELFPPCMKALLDDIQKGEHLPHHSRFAITSFLTSIGMTTDEVVDLYRVNSSFGEEMTRYQTDHIRGDSSPTEYSPPSCATMQSYGDCVNKDDLCERIPHPMAYYEERIDDADDDELEDWREAQAGEEAASAE, via the coding sequence ATGCAGACGCTCCACGCCCGGTACCCGTTTCTCGAGGCTGCTCGCGAGACGGTCGCGACGGAAGCGGTCGATCTCGCCACCGTCGTCCAGAACGACCGGGCGGTCGTCGAGCGCGCGACCCAGCGTGTGATTACCGCGCTCGAGGAGGGAGAGGTCGGCGACTCTCACCGCGACACTCGTACCGAGTTGCTCTCCTATCCGGTCGCGCGCGTCCTCGTGTCGATGGTCGAAGAGCGCGTCCTCGTGCGCAAGTACGCTCGTGCCGAGGCCGCGACTGCCTACGAACGGTTCACCGACGATATAGCTGACACGACCGAACTGAAAAGCGTCGAATCGACCGGCCTCGACCTCGGGCAACTGCTGGCAGAGTTCGACCTCGACGACGCCGTCCGGGAGACGCCCGAGGGGTACCGAATGGGCGTCGGACGGTACCTTCCCCTCGCAGAGGACCTCTGGACCGACGAGTGGCGGCTGGTCAACCAGCCCCTCTCTGACGGCGACGTTCCACTCTCAGACGGAGAACTACTCACGCTCGTCCGCGAGGCGATTCGCACTCGCATCGACGAGGGACTCCCCTTCGACGTGCCGGACACCATCGGGGACGAACTCGAGGCCGAAGCCGCCGAGATTCGGGACGTGCTCGCGGATCTCGATCTTACGCGCGAGATCGATACCGTCGTTCCAGAACTGTTCCCGCCGTGTATGAAGGCGCTGCTGGACGACATCCAGAAGGGCGAACACCTTCCACATCACTCCCGGTTCGCAATCACCTCGTTCCTGACGAGTATCGGGATGACGACCGACGAAGTCGTCGACCTCTACCGCGTGAACTCTTCGTTCGGCGAGGAGATGACCCGCTACCAGACCGACCACATCCGCGGAGACAGCTCGCCGACGGAGTACTCGCCGCCCTCGTGTGCGACGATGCAGTCCTACGGCGACTGCGTGAACAAAGACGACCTCTGTGAGCGGATTCCCCATCCGATGGCCTACTACGAGGAGCGGATCGACGACGCCGACGACGACGAACTCGAGGACTGGCGGGAAGCACAGGCAGGGGAAGAAGCGGCGAGTGCCGAGTGA
- a CDS encoding DUF2332 domain-containing protein, with protein MTVADRFRRYADWVDEKCPLYAELTEAVADDSQLLEIAAEASPNQPEPELLLAAVQSLLLDGREHPLAQFYPTCDRTGSADDPAAQFRDFCLEHESELRSIVATRRCQTNDVGRSAVLLPAFEYVSRLADGDRLSQIEIGTSAGLNLNWDRYRYDFSGVETVGDDDSPVTITAELRGDRRPPLPRAFPTVVHRRGIDLNTPDVTDEADARWLRALVHPNQAGRRQRLEAAIDVARENRPPLVEGDVLEELPAQLSDAPTDTDLVVFSTHVLYQLEAETIAKLRALLSSRSSDQSVHWLSIDPAEDLGDPTYRIVTFRDGDSVESQVAQFESYGNWVEWDGGHGRRYTGRQ; from the coding sequence GTGACCGTCGCTGACAGGTTTAGACGGTACGCGGACTGGGTGGACGAGAAGTGTCCGCTGTACGCCGAACTGACGGAAGCGGTGGCCGACGACAGCCAACTTCTCGAGATCGCAGCGGAGGCGTCGCCGAACCAGCCCGAACCGGAACTGCTGCTCGCGGCGGTGCAGTCGCTGCTACTGGACGGGAGGGAGCATCCGCTGGCGCAGTTCTACCCCACGTGTGACCGAACTGGAAGCGCCGACGATCCAGCAGCGCAGTTCCGGGACTTCTGTCTGGAACACGAGTCGGAGCTCCGATCGATAGTCGCCACTCGTCGCTGCCAGACGAACGACGTCGGACGATCGGCGGTCCTCCTCCCGGCGTTCGAGTACGTCTCCCGGCTCGCGGACGGTGACAGGCTCTCCCAGATCGAGATCGGGACGAGTGCGGGCCTCAATCTCAACTGGGACCGGTATCGGTACGACTTCTCCGGGGTCGAGACCGTCGGGGACGACGATTCACCCGTTACGATCACGGCGGAGCTGCGTGGCGATCGACGGCCGCCGCTCCCTCGAGCGTTTCCGACGGTCGTCCATCGGCGTGGAATCGACCTGAACACGCCCGACGTGACCGACGAAGCGGACGCGCGGTGGCTTCGCGCACTGGTCCACCCGAACCAGGCCGGCCGCCGCCAACGACTCGAGGCGGCTATCGACGTCGCCCGGGAGAACCGGCCGCCACTCGTCGAGGGAGACGTCCTCGAGGAACTCCCCGCGCAGTTGTCGGACGCGCCGACCGATACCGACCTCGTCGTGTTCAGTACGCACGTCCTCTACCAACTCGAGGCAGAGACGATCGCGAAGCTCCGCGCGTTGCTCTCGAGTCGTAGCTCGGACCAGTCCGTCCACTGGCTCTCCATCGATCCCGCCGAAGACCTCGGCGACCCCACATACCGGATAGTCACGTTCAGGGACGGAGACAGCGTCGAATCACAGGTCGCGCAGTTCGAGTCGTACGGGAACTGGGTGGAGTGGGACGGCGGTCACGGGCGTCGCTATACAGGACGGCAGTAA
- a CDS encoding DUF7472 family protein, with translation MLERERIIEIVVAVFAVALMIGVMIGIGSIHGGHDSVLSSEGAELLVWAIVGFIVLLTAVGVGLAYVMNEPGDGLEDEDAETQSPA, from the coding sequence ATGCTCGAGCGTGAGCGAATTATCGAAATCGTCGTCGCCGTCTTCGCCGTTGCCCTGATGATCGGCGTCATGATCGGTATCGGCAGTATACACGGCGGCCACGATAGCGTCCTCTCGTCGGAGGGTGCAGAACTGCTCGTCTGGGCTATCGTCGGCTTTATCGTCTTACTTACTGCCGTCGGCGTCGGACTGGCCTACGTCATGAACGAACCTGGTGACGGACTCGAAGATGAGGACGCGGAGACTCAAAGCCCGGCCTGA